In the Perca flavescens isolate YP-PL-M2 chromosome 20, PFLA_1.0, whole genome shotgun sequence genome, one interval contains:
- the crip1 gene encoding cysteine-rich protein 1 produces MPKCPKCQKEVYFAEKVTSLGKDWHRPCLKCEKCNKTLSAGSHAEHDGKPYCHKPCYSALFGPTGFGRGGTESHTYK; encoded by the exons ATGCCAAAGTGTCCAAAGTGCCAGAAGGAAGTTTACTTCG CCGAGAAAGTGACATCACTGGGCAAGGACTGGCACAGGCCCTGTCTGAAGTGTGAGAAGTGCAACAAGACGCTGTCGGCGGGCTCACATGCTGAG CATGATGGCAAGCCATATTGTCACAAACCCTGCTACAGTGCACTCTTTGGACCTACAG GATTTGGACGTGGTGGAACCGAGAGTCACACATATAAATAG